Genomic segment of Paenibacillus macerans:
ATGATGAAAAAAGTGCTTTCTGGCATCCAGCCAAGCGGAAAACTGACATTGGGAAATTACATCGGAGCGATCAAAAATTTCGTAACCCTGCAGGATGATTACGCCTGCAACTTTATGGTGGTCGATCTTCACGCCATCACGGTTCCCCAGGAACCGGCCGCATTGACGGAGCAGTCCGAGGCCGTTGCGGCGCTGTATATCGCGGCGGGAATCGATCCGAATAAAGCGAACGTTTATCTGCAATCCCATGTAATGCAGCATGCCCAGCTCGGATGGCTGTTGACCACGCTCACTTCGATGGGCGAACTGGAGCGGATGACCCAGTTTAAAGACAAATCGGCGGGCAAAGAATCGGTTGGCGCGGGATTGTTCGTGTACCCGGCCTTGATGGCCGCGGACATCCTGGTTTATAATGCCGATTTGGTGCCGGTAGGCGAGGATCAGAAGCAGCATCTGGAGCTGACCCGGGATTTGGCGGGACGTTTCAACCACCGCTACGGCGACTATTTTACAATTCCGGAGCCGTATATTCCGGAGGTCGGCGCGCGGATTATGTCTTTGGACGATGCCTCGATAAAAATGAGCAAAAGCAATCCGAACCCGGGCAGCTACATCGCTTTGCTGGACGAACCGGACGTTATCCGCAAAAAGATCAGCCGGGCAACGACCGACTCGGGCCGCGAGGTCAAATTCGATCCGGAGAACAAACCGGAAGTCAGCAACCTGATTACGATTTACAGCCAGTGCGCCGGTTTGACGATCGAAGAAGTGGAGAAGCGCTACGAAGGCCAAATGTACGGTCCGTTCAAAAAGGATTTGGCCGAGGCCGTCGTCAGCGTGATCGAGCCGCTGCAGCAGCGGTACCGCGAGATCCGCGAGTCGGGCGAGCTGCGCCAGATTTTGCGCCAGGGCGCGGAACGCGCGTCCGAAATGGCGGAAAAAACGCTGCAGGACGTACAGCGGCTGATGGGGTTTGTCGTTAAGTAAGAAAACTATAATTTAAAAACTCGACTATCGCAGCTATCGCAGCAAAACATCGGCAGACAAGCCTTGATATAGCAGGGTAAAGCAGGGAATCCATTGCCGGAGTTGGCGCTGAATCAGAGGCGAACAGTGTCTTCCCGGCTTTTGGGGCTGCTTCGTTGAGGAAGCGTCAACGATGCAGAGGGCGTCACGATCCGGTGGGGTAAGTACATCTACCTTCTGCACCGTAGCCGTTTCGAGCGGTGTCACAAATTGCCGCCAGGCGAGGGGCCGTCTAAAGGGACTGTCTAAAGCGTTCGTGTCTTGGTGTCCCTGCCTGCTGCTGCCTTAGCACGATTATTCCCTTCGTTCAGGAGCAGGGAGCAGGGGGAGGGCTAGAGCAAAGGTTCCAAAAAAGAGAGAAGAAAAAACAAAAAAGCTGAGGAAAAAATGAGGTGGTTCAGGTGAGATTTTCGGCTTGATAAGAGAACGTATGTTTGCTATAATGAAATAAATGGAACATATGTACGTATATTCTTGATTCGGGGGCGAACGGATATGGAAGTCAATGCGGGAACGGAACTTCAATCATTCAGCAGCCGTTTTAACAGCGAGCAGGACTGCATGGAAGCGCTAATCGCGATGAAGTGGCCAAACGGCTTTGTCTGCCCGCGCTGCGCTCACACCCGGTGCAGCTATCTGACCTCCCGGCATATCCCTTTGTTCGAGTGCGGAAAGTGCAAGCATCAAACATCGCCTTTGGTCGGCACGATTTTTGAAGGAACGCATCTCCCTCTGGTGAAGTGGTTTCAGGCCCTGGATTTATTCCTGCTTGATGGCGGCATCTCGGCGCTGCGGCTGAGCAAGGAGATCCGGGTCACCTACAAAACAGCCTGGTCGATGCTGCACAAAATACGCCATGCCGTGGGGGAGTTCGATGCCCGGGAGCTGCTCTCCGGAGACGTGAAGGTGAACAGCGATCAGTATGGGCGTAATCCGTCCCGGTGTCAGCTTTCGCATCCGTACGCCTCGGCGGTCGTGGCCGGCTGCACGGTCACGGAGTCGGGCGAGCCGGAACAGGTCAAAATCCGCCTGGTACCGCATAAGCGGGGAGGCGAAAAAAGGGCAAACCGTCACGATCTAACCGCGTTCATCAATGGGCATGTGGATGTCCGTACATCGGCGGTACAGTTGTTCCCTCAGGCCTTTCGGCTGTATGCGCCCTTGCGGAAAGTGGTGAGAGAGGCATGGGAATCGCTGAAGAGTACGTATGGAGCCCTGGGACTGAAGCATCTGCAGGCGTACCTGAACGAGTACACCGTACGCCGTCGGCTGCGCCTGCAAGGAGGACTGCCCGGAGCGGAAGAAACGATGCGGCAGAAGTTGCTGCGCATGTGTGTGGCGATTCCGGCGATCCCATACCGCCGGCTGATCGCACGCCAACCGAGTCTGCCCCTTGCGGCTGCGGCCTGATCGTGATGTTTGAACGGTGGGGGTTACTTGATGCGGATCAACTTAATGGGTAGGGATTAGCATGAACAGTGCGGGCGTTGCTGCAGACGTAAGAGTTCAGGCTACAGCAAAATCACAGTCTTTTCGTTTCCTTCGCGTCTTGTCCTTGATTCCCTGTCTTGATTTCCTGTCTTGATCTCTTATGCGGTCTGTTTCATCTCCCCTAAACCTGATTTCTTCTCCTAAGCCCGTCTAAATTATCTCGAGCCTACCTGCTTCTCCACCAAACATTTTTTTCTCCCGAACTTGTCTTTCTTTTTGCTACCTGATCAAACGGGATAATCGTGTAAAGCCCCGGACAGCGAGTGTTGATCTGCCGTCACCCCACTTCCCTATCCTCAAGCTTTCAACACCCTTCCGCGTTTCTTGGCCACGATCGGCTTTCGACTTGACTGGCAAGCAAGGATTATAAAGTTGAGCCAGACACCTCTTCTGTCCGCCTATCTTAGATCTTTGAACACCTTCAGCTCAAGGATTCACGCTGATTTTTGCTCTGCGAAAGATGAGTTTATAAAGGCCGTTGGACAATCCTAGTGGCCTTTGTGTCACTAAATTGTCAAAATAACCACGCGATATTCCGATGATTGTCAAACACTTTCTTGGTTTGTTATGATAAAGTTTATAGCGAGAACGAAATATTGCCGAATAATTTACGGATTTATAGATATAGCTTAGTCCAAACTCAATACTAATTTGTAGGAGGATGAATCGCGCGTGGACAAACCATTAAGATATCAGGCTTCTTCGGAATCCGCTGCGTTGTCCGTGAGACCTACTCCTCCGGGAGAGACGGCGACTTGGAGAGATTTCATCGCTTTGACCAAGCCGGGAATCCTGCGTTCGAACCTGATCGCGGCTTTCGCCGGTTTTTGGTTGGCTTCGCATTGGCAACTGCAATACGGCAAGCTGGTTTTGATGCTGCTGGGAACGATGCTGGTCATGGCCTCTTCGTGTGTGTTTAATAACTATTTTGACCGGGAAATGGATATGAAGATGGCTCGCACGAAAAACCGCGCCCTCCCGACCGGGAAGGTAGCCCCGAAAACGGTGCTTTGGTATGCGGTTGTTTTGGGCATTTTGGGCCTTGCCGTTTTGTTTGCGTTTTCCGGTCCGCTGGCCGGCTTGTTCGGCGCAGTAGGCATGTTCGTTTATGTCGTTGTTTACACCCTTTGGCTGAAAAGAACTTCGACCTGGAGCACCTCCATCGGGGCGATTTCCGGAGCGATGCCGCCGGCCATCGGCTACGTCGCGGCGTCCGGTACCGTCGATCTGGGCGCGTGTTTGCTGTTCGCTATGTTGTTTTTGTGGCAACCTCCGCATTTCTGGGCGCTTGGCATCCGGCGGACGGAGGAATACCGCGCGGCCGGTTTTCCGCTGCTGCCCGTTGTGAAGGGCATTCCGCGGACGAAGCTGCAGATGATCCCGTATCTGGTGTTGCTCGTACCCATTCCGATCATGATGTACGTTTATGATTACACGGGGATCTGGTTTTTGGTGATCGCGGAAATTTTGTCGGTCGCCTGGCTGCTGATGGCGCTGACGGGCTTCCGCACCAAGGACAACGATGCTTGGGCGAAAAAAGTATTTCTGTTCTCCGTAAACTATTTGACGGTGAACATGATCGTTATGATTCTCGATACCGTACGGTTGTGATGGAGGTCTAAGGGATGGCTGTTTTGAAAAAGTACAAGTGGACCTGGATTTTGCTGGCGATATGCGTTGTTTTGGCGGGATATCTGCTGTGGGACACGTATGCCGCCAAGCCGAAGCTTCCGGTCATCCGGCCGGTGGGCGAATTCAGCATGCAAAATGTGGACGGCAAGACAGTCACCCTGGAGGACACGAACGGAAAGGTTAGATTGTTTTATTTCTTCTTTGCCAACTGTCCGGACGTTTGTCCGATCACGACGTTTCGGCTAAGCCAGGTGCAGGATATTTTGAAGGAAAAAGGCTTGTTCGGCAAAGACGCCTCCATCGTCTCGATCACCTTCGACCCGCAGCGGGATTCGCTGGAGAACGTCAAAGCGTTCGGCGATAAATTCAAAGCCGATTATTCGGGCTGGTATTTCCTGCGCGGGGATGAGCAAAAAACGATCGATTTGGCGATGAACTCGTTTCAAATCCTGATCAACAAGGATAACGACGGAAACTTTGTGCATATGGATCTGATCGGGATGGTCGACCGCGAGGGACGCCTGCGCGAAATTTACCGCCCCGAGGCGACGCCCGAGGAAATCGCTCAAGGCGTAATCGACTTGGCCAAGGAGTAAGCCGGTCGTAAAGATTTGGAACAAGGACAGGGCCTGTCCGCAAACTTATTGGTTTACATTACAGCCTAGTATGAAGCCGGCGGAGGATATAAAATAAATTCCTCCAGTCCGGCTTTTTCCAATTGGGCGATTAAATATTCGTCAGGCGTTCCTTCTACTCCGGCGTACCCCCGTCTGGTATAGATTTGTTCGGCATCGGGAAAAGCGTCCCTGAGGACCGCGCGGATTCTTTTCCCGGACGGATCGTTGTCCAGAAACAGATAAAGCTCGTCGTCCCCCGCCTGCTTGCGCAGGGATTCCAGTTTTGCCGTGTTCAGAGTACCGAA
This window contains:
- the trpS gene encoding tryptophan--tRNA ligase, giving the protein MKKVLSGIQPSGKLTLGNYIGAIKNFVTLQDDYACNFMVVDLHAITVPQEPAALTEQSEAVAALYIAAGIDPNKANVYLQSHVMQHAQLGWLLTTLTSMGELERMTQFKDKSAGKESVGAGLFVYPALMAADILVYNADLVPVGEDQKQHLELTRDLAGRFNHRYGDYFTIPEPYIPEVGARIMSLDDASIKMSKSNPNPGSYIALLDEPDVIRKKISRATTDSGREVKFDPENKPEVSNLITIYSQCAGLTIEEVEKRYEGQMYGPFKKDLAEAVVSVIEPLQQRYREIRESGELRQILRQGAERASEMAEKTLQDVQRLMGFVVK
- a CDS encoding transposase; its protein translation is MEVNAGTELQSFSSRFNSEQDCMEALIAMKWPNGFVCPRCAHTRCSYLTSRHIPLFECGKCKHQTSPLVGTIFEGTHLPLVKWFQALDLFLLDGGISALRLSKEIRVTYKTAWSMLHKIRHAVGEFDARELLSGDVKVNSDQYGRNPSRCQLSHPYASAVVAGCTVTESGEPEQVKIRLVPHKRGGEKRANRHDLTAFINGHVDVRTSAVQLFPQAFRLYAPLRKVVREAWESLKSTYGALGLKHLQAYLNEYTVRRRLRLQGGLPGAEETMRQKLLRMCVAIPAIPYRRLIARQPSLPLAAAA
- a CDS encoding toprim domain-containing protein; translated protein: MSVSIIVEGKNDRSKLRRLLGDEVRILCTFGTLNTAKLESLRKQAGDDELYLFLDNDPSGKRIRAVLRDAFPDAEQIYTRRGYAGVEGTPDEYLIAQLEKAGLEEFILYPPPASY
- a CDS encoding SCO family protein → MAVLKKYKWTWILLAICVVLAGYLLWDTYAAKPKLPVIRPVGEFSMQNVDGKTVTLEDTNGKVRLFYFFFANCPDVCPITTFRLSQVQDILKEKGLFGKDASIVSITFDPQRDSLENVKAFGDKFKADYSGWYFLRGDEQKTIDLAMNSFQILINKDNDGNFVHMDLIGMVDREGRLREIYRPEATPEEIAQGVIDLAKE
- the cyoE gene encoding heme o synthase, which encodes MDKPLRYQASSESAALSVRPTPPGETATWRDFIALTKPGILRSNLIAAFAGFWLASHWQLQYGKLVLMLLGTMLVMASSCVFNNYFDREMDMKMARTKNRALPTGKVAPKTVLWYAVVLGILGLAVLFAFSGPLAGLFGAVGMFVYVVVYTLWLKRTSTWSTSIGAISGAMPPAIGYVAASGTVDLGACLLFAMLFLWQPPHFWALGIRRTEEYRAAGFPLLPVVKGIPRTKLQMIPYLVLLVPIPIMMYVYDYTGIWFLVIAEILSVAWLLMALTGFRTKDNDAWAKKVFLFSVNYLTVNMIVMILDTVRL